The Phoenix dactylifera cultivar Barhee BC4 chromosome 15, palm_55x_up_171113_PBpolish2nd_filt_p, whole genome shotgun sequence genome contains a region encoding:
- the LOC103714861 gene encoding alanine aminotransferase 2-like — protein sequence MGSTQSPPVTFASINPKVLKCEYAVRGEIVSHAQRLQQELQTKPDLHPFDEILYCNIGNPQSLGQQPVTFFREVLALCDHPSILDKSETHALFSSDAIARARQILDLIPGRATGAYSHSQGIKGLRDAIAAGITARDGFPANADDIFLTDGASPAVHMMMQLLIRSEKDGILCPIPQYPLYSASIALHGGSLVPYYLDEAAGWGLEIFQVKKQLEDARSKGIAVRAIVVINPGNPTGQVLAEENQREIVEFCEKEGLVLLADEVYQENIYVENKKFNSFKKIARSMGYGEKDLSLVSCQSVSKGYYGECGKRGGYMEVTGFSADVREQIYKVASVNLCSNISGQILASLVMNPPKVGDESYESFAAEKNGILSSLARRAKALEDAFNGLVGVTCNKAEGAMYLFPRLHLPQKAIEAAKAVNAAPDAFYARRLLDATGIVVVPGSGFGQVPGTWHFRCTILPQEDKIPAIIARLKAFHESFMGEFCD from the exons ATGGGCTCCACTCAATCTCCTCCGGTTACTTTCGCTTCTATCAATCCAAAG GTTTTAAAATGTGAGTATGCCGTCCGTGGAGAGATTGTCAGCCATGCCCAG CGCTTACAACAAGAGCTGCAAACAAAGCCGGATTTGCATCCCTTTGATGAG ATACTTTATTGCAATATCGGGAATCCCCAGTCTCTTGGTCAGCAGCCAGTTACATTTTTCCGGGAG GTTCTTGCCTTATGTGACCATCCATCCATTTTGGACAAAAGTGAAACTCATGCCTTATTCAG CTCGGATGCTATTGCACGAGCACGGCAGATTCTGGATTTGATTCCTGGTAGGGCAACAGGTGCATATAGTCATAGTCAG GGAATCAAAGGCTTACGTGATGCTATTGCTGCTGGAATTACTGCCCGTGATGGTTTCCCTGCCAATGCAGATGACATTTTCCTAACAGATGGAGCAAGCCCTGCA GTGCACATGATGATGCAGTTATTGATAAGGTCCGAGAAAGATGGCATTCTCTGCCCCATACCTCAGTACCCATTATACTCTGCCTCAATTGCTCTCCATGGTGGCTCTCTT GTCCCATATTACCTTGATGAAGCAGCAGGATGGGGACTGGAGATTTTCCAGGTTAAGAAGCAACTGGAAGATGCTCGATCCAAAGGCATTGCTGTTAGGGCAATAGTGGTGATAAATCCTGGCAATCCCACCGGACAG GTTCTTGCAGAGGAAAACCAGCGGGAAATAGTGGAGTTTTGCGAGAAAGAAGGCCTTGTTCTTCTAGCAGATGAG GTATACCAAGAAAATATCTATGttgaaaacaagaaatttaACTCTTTCAAGAAGATTGCAAGGTCAATGGGATATGGCGAGAAAGATCTTTCTTTAGTGTCATGTCAGTCAGTTTCTAAAG GATACTATGGGGAATGTGGAAAACGTGGAGGCTACATGGAGGTAACTGGTTTCAGTGCAGATGTGAGAGAACAGATTTACAAAGTGGCATCAGTAAACCTCTGTTCCAACATCTCTGGCCAGATTCTTGCAAGCCTTGTTATGAATCCACCAAAG GTTGGAGATGAATCATATGAATCCTTTGCTGCAGAAAAGAATGGGATCCTTTCATCTTTAGCTAGGCGTGCAAAG GCTTTGGAGGATGCATTCAATGGCTTAGTAGGTGTGACATGCAACAAGGCGGAGGGAGCAATGTATCTCTTCCCCCGTCTTCACCTGCCTCAGAAGGCAATTGAAGCTGCCAAAGCAGTTAATGCAGCCCCTGATGCATTCTACGCTCGCCGTCTTCTCGATGCCACTGGAATTGTCGTCGTTCCTGGATCCGGCTTTGGGCAG GTACCGGGAACATGGCATTTCAGATGCACAATCCTACCTCAGGAGGATAAGATCCCAGCCATCATCGCCCGTCTCAAGGCATTCCATGAATCATTTATGGGAGAGTTCTGTGACTGA
- the LOC103714831 gene encoding proteasome subunit alpha type-5 — translation MFLTRTEYDRGVNTFSPEGRLFQVEYAIEAIKLGSTAIGLKTKEGVVLAVEKRVTSPLLEPSSVEKIMEIDDHIGCAMSGLIADARTLVEHARVETQNHRFSYGEPMTVESTTQALCDLALRFGEGDEESMSRPFGVSLLIAGHDENGPCLYHTDPSGTFWQCNAKAIGSGSEGADSSLQEQYNKDLTLQEAETIALSILKQVMEEKVTPNNVDIAKVAPTYHLYSPSEVEAVIARL, via the exons ATGTTCCTCACCAG GACGGAGTACGACCGAGGGGTCAACACCTTCTCGCCGGAGGGGAGGTTGTTCCAGGTCGAATACGCAATCGAGGCCATCAAG ttgggtTCGACGGCGATTGGTTTGAAGACGAAGGAGGGCGTGGTGCTCGCGGTCGAGAAGCGCGTGACCTCCCCCCTGCTG GAGCCAAGCAGTGTGGAGAAAATTATGGAGATTGATGATCACATAGGTTGTGCAATGAGTGGATTGATTGCTGATGCACGGACTCTTGTTGAGCATGCCCGCGTTGAAACTCAG AATCACAGGTTTTCTTATGGTGAGCCAATGACTGTTGAGTCAACTACACAAGCTCTATGTGATCTTGCTCTTCGATTTGGTGAAGGAGATGAAGAATCCATG TCACGACCTTTTGGGGTGTCTCTTCTGATTGCTGGTCATGATgaaaacgggccgtgcct GTACCACACAGACCCATCTGGCACGTTTTGGCAATGCAATGCAAAAGCAATAGGGTCAGGTTCGGAAGGAGCTGACAGCTCTCTTCAGGAGCAATACAATAAG GACTTGACCCTTCAAGAGGCTGAAACAATAGCTCTTTCTATTTTGAAGCAAGTGATGGAGGAGAAG GTAACTCCAAACAATGTTGATATTGCCAAGGTTGCTCCAACTTATCATCTATACTCCCCTTCTGAGGTCGAGGCTGTCATTGCTCGCCTATAA
- the LOC103714834 gene encoding pectinesterase-like: MTSHQNSDSTTSQFDNSKKRRKLLLLLVTSFLLIAAVIATASTLLARHAVTSHEATVSHAILRSSCLSARYPDLCYSAVAANPALVQTISKPKDVIHASINLTITAIQRSFRHVERLSASHANLTTRERTALHDCLEMFDESLDELRLTDADLRAYPAGKPLRRHALDLEILVSASMTNQESCSDGFSYEDVERRLRREILSGLTHVTHMCRNALAMIKNMIDADIAAADVAADGRGRRMLGFDIDEEGFPDWMEKKDRRRLLQATGEVKANAVVAPDGSGDYKTVGEAVAAAPAKSKTRWVIQITAGTYEENVEVPKKKTNLMFIGEGRKTTIITGSRNVVDGSTTFRSATLAVVGEGFLARGLRIQNTAGPSKHQAVALRVGSDLSAFYDCDIIGYQDTLYLHSLRHFFRSCLIQGTVDFIFGNAATVLQDCDIQVRRPNANQKNMVTADGRDDPNEPTGIAIHRSRITAAPDLEPVKSSFRSYLGRPWKEYSRAVIMESEISDVIDPAGWHEWNVPFGLDTLYYGEYKNTGAGAGTADRVKWKGYRVLTDVQEAKQFAPGNLLGGSNWLDSTGFPYSLGLSS; the protein is encoded by the exons ATGACAAGCCACCAGAATTCCGATTCCACTACCTCCCAATTTGATAACtcaaagaagaggagaaagctcctcctcctcctcgtcacCTCCTTCCTCCTCATTGCCGCCGTCATTGCCACGGCCTCCACCCTCCTCGCCCGCCACGCCGTCACCTCCCACGAGGCCACCGTCTCCCATGCCATCCTCCGGTCCTCCTGCCTCTCCGCTCGCTACCCCGACCTCTGTTACTCCGCCGTCGCCGCCAACCCGGCACTGGTCCAGACCATCTCAAAACCCAAGGACGTTATCCACGCCTCCATCAACCTCACCATCACCGCCATCCAGCGCTCCTTCCGCCACGTTGAAAGGCTCTCCGCGTCCCACGCCAACCTCACCACGCGGGAGCGCACTGCCCTCCATGACTGCCTCGAGATGTTCGACGAATCACTCGACGAGCTCCGCCTCACAGACGCCGACCTCCGGGCCTATCCCGCCGGCAAGCCCCTCCGTCGGCATGCCCTCGACCTTGAGATTCTGGTCAGCGCCTCCATGACCAACCAGGAGTCGTGTTCCGATGGCTTCTCCTacgaggacgtcgagaggcgccTCCGCCGCGAGATCCTCTCCGGCCTCACGCACGTGACCCACATGTGCCGCAACGCCCTCGCCATGATCAAGAACATGATCGACGCCGACATTGCAGCTGCGGACGTGGCGGCGGACGGCCGGGGACGGCGGATGCTGGGTTTCGACATCGATGAGGAGGGGTTCCCGGATTGGATGGAGAAGAAGGATAGGAGGCGGCTGCTGCAGGCCACGGGGGAGGTGAAAGCGAATGCGGTGGTGGCACCGGACGGGAGCGGGGATTATAAGACAGTGGGAGAGGCGGTGGCTGCGGCGCCGGCAAAGAGCAAGACGAGGTGGGTGATACAAATAACGGCGGGGACGTATGAAGAGAATGtggaggtgccgaagaagaagacGAATTTGATGTTCATCGGAGAGGGGAGGAAAACCACCATCATCACCGGCAGCCGCAACGTCGTGGATGGGAGCACAACCTTCCGTTCCGCCACCTTAG CCGTGGTGGGCGAAGGGTTCCTAGCCCGCGGCCTCCGCATCCAGAACACGGCCGGACCGTCGAAGCACCAGGCGGTGGCCCTTCGCGTGGGCTCCGACCTCTCGGCCTTCTACGACTGCGACATCATCGGCTACCAGGACACCCTCTACCTCCACTCCCTCCGCCACTTCTTCCGCAGCTGCCTCATCCAGGGCACCGTCGACTTCATCTTCGGCAACGCCGCCACCGTCCTCCAGGACTGCGACATCCAGGTCCGCCGCCCCAACGCCAACCAAAAGAACATGGTCACCGCTGATGGCCGCGACGACCCCAATGAACCCACCGGCATCGCCATCCACCGCTCCCGCATCACCGCCGCCCCCGACCTCGAGCCTGTTAAGAGCTCGTTCCGGTCGTACCTCGGGAGGCCATGGAAGGAATACTCAAGGGCTGTGATAATGGAGTCGGAAATCAGCGATGTGATCGATCCCGCCGGGTGGCACGAGTGGAACGTACCCTTCGGGCTCGACACATTGTATTACGGGGAGTATAAGAACACCGGTGCCGGTGCCGGGACGGCAGACCGGGTCAAGTGGAAGGGATACAGGGTTTTAACCGATGTCCAAGAAGCAAAGCAGTTCGCTCCCGGGAACCTTCTCGGGGGTTCGAATTGGTTGGATTCCACTGGATTTCCCTACTCCCTGGGTCTATCATCTTGA
- the LOC103714832 gene encoding pectinesterase-like has translation MMASDLEQRRRRKMVIASSSATLLLLLVVGTVATTMYQADDKPAANTGTIRSTTKSVKMLCATTDYKETCETSLTKIVNGSTSNPKDVLKASVVAVIDEISKSFSQSRVFKTNNSRVQDAIDDCWEMYQDSKEDLKKTLSKIIDTGLEDLPEQALSLKNWLSAVFFYQETCVDGFPEGELKNKMRSAMKTSKELTSNALAMIGQVSDFLTMLNIPGSSRRLLSVDEKPVMKRGYPSWVSEGDRRLLREYLNVKLRPNVTVAKDGSGDFRTINEAIDKVPLKYDGRYVIYVKEGIYNEAVNLTSRYVGITMYGDGPKKTIVTGNKNFVDGTKTSHTATFVASGEGFMAVDMGFRNTAGPEKHQAVALRVQSDRSIFINCRMEGYQDTLYAQSHLQFYRRCVITGTIDFVFGDASAVFQNCLFLLRRPLDKQKNIVTAHGRGYSHENTGFVIQHCNIRADRSLHEVEDKVENYLGRPWKEYSRTIFIENQISSFIHPAGYLPWDQEFGLKTLYYAEYNNKGEGSNVTDRIKWPGFHVIDRRMAENFTVANFLEGERWIPDRGVPSVMGLYYR, from the exons ATGATGGCTTCCGACCTGGAACAGAGGCGGCGGAGGAAGATGGTGATCGCCAGCTCCTCCGCcaccctccttctcctcttggtGGTCGGTACGGTGGCCACCACCATGTACCAGGCTGACGACAAACCCGCTGCAAACACCGGGACAATACGATCCACCACCAAGTCGGTGAAGATGCTGTGCGCGACCACCGACTACAAGGAGACCTGCGAGACGAGCCTTACCAAGATCGTGAACGGCAGCACATCCAACCCCAAGGATGTCCTCAAGGCCTCCGTCGTGGCAGTGATCGACGAGATCAGCAAGTCCTTCTCCCAATCCAGAGTCTTCAAAACTAACAACAGCCGGGTCCAGGATGCGATAGACGATTGCTGGGAGATGTACCAGGACTCCAAGGAGGATCTCAAGAAGACGCTGAGCAAAATCATCGACACCGGCCTCGAGGACCTCCCGGAGCAGGCCCTCAGCCTGAAGAACTGGCTGAGCGCCGTCTTCTTCTACCAGGAGACATGCGTCGATGGTTTCCCAGAGGGGGAGCTCAAGAACAAGATGAGGAGTGCGATGAAGACTTCCAAGGAGCTGACGAGCAATGCGCTCGCCATGATCGGGCAGGTGTCCGACTTCCTGACGATGCTCAACATCCCGGGATCCAGTCGCCGCCTCCTGTCGGTGGATGAGAAGCCTGTCATGAAGCGAGGCTACCCCTCGTGGGTTTCTGAAGGGGATCGCAGGTTGCTCAGGGAGTACCTCAACGTCAAGCTCCGGCCCAATGTAACGGTGGCAAAGGATGGAAGCGGGGATTTCCGCACCATCAATGAAGCGATCGATAAAGTACCACTCAAATATGATGGAAG GTATGTGATCTACGTCAAGGAGGGGATCTACAACGAGGCAGTGAATTTGACAAGCAGGTATGTCGGCATCACGATGTACGGTGATGGACCCAAGAAGACCATCGTAACCGGAAACAAGAACTTCGTAGACGGCACAAAGACTTCGCACACCGCCACATTTG TTGCTTCTGGAGAGGGGTTCATGGCCGTCGACATGGGGTTCCGCAACACGGCCGGCCCGGAAAAGCACCAGGCGGTGGCCCTCCGGGTGCAATCCGACCGGTCCATCTTCATCAACTGCCGGATGGAGGGGTACCAGGACACCCTCTACGCGCAGTCCCACCTCCAGTTCTACCGTCGCTGCGTCATCACCGGCACCATCGACTTCGTCTTCGGCGACGCCTCCGCCGTCTTCCAGAactgcctcttcctcctccgccgcccccTCGATAAGCAGAAGAACATCGTGACCGCCCACGGCCGCGGCTACAGCCACGAGAACACCGGCTTCGTCATCCAGCACTGCAATATCAGGGCTGACAGGAGCCTCCACGAGGTCGAGGACAAGGTCGAGAACTACCTCGGCCGCCCCTGGAAGGAGTACTCCAGGACCATCTTCATCGAGAACCAGATCAGTAGCTTCATCCACCCGGCAGGCTACTTGCCCTGGGACCAGGAGTTCGGCCTCAAGACCCTCTACTACGCTGAGTACAACAACAAGGGCGAGGGCTCCAACGTCACCGACCGCATCAAGTGGCCGGGATTCCATGTCATCGACCGGAGGATGGCCGAGAATTTCACGGTCGCCAACTTCCTCGAGGGCGAGAGATGGATTCCCGACAGAGGAGTTCCTTCTGTTATGGGTCTATATTATCGCTGA